The following proteins are co-located in the Bacteroidales bacterium genome:
- a CDS encoding carboxypeptidase-like regulatory domain-containing protein has translation MKTLINYLIKTSLTIVLLFSLSYVYSYDNNNWSLNKKNKQSTQDDTLSYYTFKGKVIDMESKNPLIFATVILKETNVATVTNTDGEFILKVNKSEKANELDVSFIGYKNKKLMLSSLKPSKNIIKLEPATVTLNEIKIRPENPEKLIEAIIKNIPKNYSDIPNRLTAFYRETIKKKEQYVSISEAVLEVYKAPYDNSFKKDLVKIHKGRKSTDVKKMDTVLFKVKGGPSTTLLLDIIKNPYLILSYDYLKYYDYELVNIIKHNEKLNYVIQFSQKPDATFPMFEGKLYVDVNSLAISTAEFSLNLDDKEKASRVFVRKKPFGMKLTPERTYYHVNYREQNGKWYFNYARGEVKFKCNWKKRMFNTVYTTMTEIAITDRDENNVYKFGANERINIDDIFTDKIGYFSDINFWGEYNYIEPNKSIEIAIRKINKKFKK, from the coding sequence ATGAAAACATTAATTAATTATCTGATCAAGACTAGTCTTACAATAGTCTTATTATTTTCTTTAAGTTACGTTTATTCTTATGATAATAATAATTGGTCGCTAAACAAAAAAAATAAACAATCAACACAAGATGATACCTTATCTTATTACACCTTTAAAGGCAAGGTAATTGATATGGAATCAAAAAATCCACTAATTTTTGCAACAGTTATACTAAAAGAAACAAATGTTGCAACAGTTACTAATACTGATGGTGAATTTATTTTAAAAGTTAATAAATCTGAAAAAGCTAATGAGTTAGATGTTTCATTTATTGGATATAAAAATAAAAAGCTTATGCTTAGTTCATTGAAACCATCAAAAAATATTATAAAACTTGAACCTGCTACAGTTACTTTAAATGAAATTAAAATCAGACCGGAAAATCCTGAAAAGTTAATAGAGGCTATAATAAAAAATATACCTAAAAACTACAGTGATATTCCGAATCGATTAACAGCATTTTATCGTGAAACAATCAAAAAGAAAGAACAATATGTGTCAATTTCAGAAGCAGTATTAGAAGTTTATAAAGCTCCTTATGATAATAGTTTTAAAAAGGATCTTGTAAAAATACATAAAGGAAGAAAAAGCACTGATGTTAAAAAAATGGATACTGTTCTTTTTAAAGTTAAGGGAGGTCCCAGTACAACATTATTGTTAGATATTATAAAAAATCCATACTTGATTTTATCTTACGATTATTTAAAATATTATGATTATGAATTGGTAAATATTATTAAACATAACGAAAAATTGAATTATGTTATTCAGTTTTCTCAAAAGCCTGATGCTACCTTTCCAATGTTTGAAGGAAAATTATATGTTGATGTTAACAGCCTTGCTATTTCAACCGCTGAATTTAGTTTAAACCTTGATGATAAAGAAAAAGCCAGCAGGGTTTTTGTAAGGAAAAAACCTTTTGGTATGAAACTAACACCCGAAAGAACATATTATCATGTAAATTACAGAGAACAAAACGGAAAATGGTATTTTAATTATGCCAGAGGTGAAGTAAAATTCAAATGCAACTGGAAAAAAAGAATGTTTAATACAGTTTATACAACAATGACCGAAATAGCCATTACTGATAGGGATGAAAATAATGTTTATAAATTTGGTGCTAACGAACGCATAAATATAGATGATATATTTACTGATAAAATCGGATATTTCTCAGATATAAATTTCTGGGGTGAGTATAATTATATTGAACCTAATAAATCAATTGAAATTGCAATTAGAAAAATAAATAAGAAGTTTAAGAAATAA
- a CDS encoding RNA polymerase sigma-70 factor — translation MKNNNTEILKKIRFDDIKEFESLFRKYYSVLCFFAKRYVTDADIAEEIVQDMFYKLWEKRNKLKIKTSIKSYLFRAIYNNCLQYIRHKKIEDNYRKNININENINNPSEELKMKELYEIINKTLSALPERCSQIFKLSRFEGLKYHEIAQRLSISVKTVEANMGKALKQFRHSLKDYAVMLLF, via the coding sequence GTGAAAAATAATAATACCGAAATATTAAAAAAAATCAGATTTGATGATATTAAAGAATTTGAATCATTATTTCGTAAGTATTATTCCGTTCTTTGTTTTTTTGCTAAAAGATATGTAACTGATGCAGATATTGCAGAAGAAATAGTTCAGGATATGTTTTATAAACTATGGGAAAAAAGAAATAAATTAAAAATAAAAACATCAATAAAATCTTATTTATTTCGTGCAATATATAATAATTGCCTGCAATATATCAGGCATAAAAAAATTGAAGATAATTACAGGAAAAATATAAATATTAATGAGAACATTAATAATCCTTCAGAAGAACTGAAAATGAAAGAACTATACGAAATAATAAACAAAACACTTTCTGCTTTACCTGAAAGATGTAGTCAGATATTTAAGCTTAGTCGTTTCGAAGGGCTTAAGTATCATGAAATTGCTCAAAGACTTTCTATCTCTGTAAAAACAGTTGAAGCAAATATGGGTAAAGCATTAAAACAGTTCAGGCATAGTTTAAAAGATTATGCTGTAATGTTATTATTTTAA
- a CDS encoding FecR family protein, with the protein MKTIDNKTWELTSKYLSGEMTEDEKQDFNKWLNSNEDNKSFFNQAKSDWDKMENYKKYNNKNVDIAWDKLLNKFEENNLLHSEKKVKSISYFRPVLQYAAIIILLIGFSWGSYKTINYMNNRNINTIAVSGNIDSKQIILADGSKVFLNKGAIFKYPDKFDKDIRKVSLQGEAFFEIKPNPDKAFIVSVNNAEIKVLGTSFNVNTNNSDNKVEVFVETGKVSLYNKKNNIVIFPGHIGTLSKNKVSKKVNDNENYLSWKTKCMIFREEQLNSVVKTLNKVYHTEIIFADTNIEKLKLTSTFNKLPLESVVEVLCTTFDLTYEKNNDVIILKDKK; encoded by the coding sequence ATGAAAACTATTGATAATAAAACCTGGGAACTAACATCAAAATATCTTTCGGGCGAAATGACCGAGGATGAAAAACAAGATTTTAATAAATGGCTCAATTCAAATGAAGATAACAAAAGTTTTTTTAACCAGGCTAAAAGTGATTGGGATAAAATGGAAAATTATAAAAAATACAACAATAAAAATGTCGATATAGCATGGGATAAGCTATTAAACAAATTTGAAGAAAATAATCTTTTACATTCAGAAAAGAAAGTAAAATCTATTTCTTATTTCAGACCTGTATTACAATATGCAGCAATAATTATATTATTAATAGGATTTAGCTGGGGTTCGTATAAAACAATAAATTATATGAACAACAGGAATATAAATACAATTGCAGTATCAGGTAATATTGACAGTAAACAAATTATACTTGCTGACGGCTCAAAGGTTTTTTTAAATAAAGGTGCTATTTTTAAATATCCTGATAAATTTGATAAAGATATTAGAAAAGTATCATTGCAGGGTGAAGCTTTTTTCGAAATAAAACCAAATCCTGATAAAGCATTTATTGTTAGTGTTAATAATGCTGAAATAAAAGTTTTAGGCACATCTTTTAATGTAAATACTAATAATTCCGACAATAAAGTAGAAGTTTTTGTAGAAACAGGAAAGGTCAGTTTATATAATAAAAAAAATAATATAGTTATTTTTCCCGGGCATATAGGAACATTATCAAAAAATAAAGTTAGTAAAAAAGTAAACGATAATGAAAATTACCTTTCGTGGAAAACAAAATGTATGATTTTTAGAGAAGAACAATTAAATAGTGTGGTTAAAACATTAAATAAAGTTTACCATACCGAAATAATATTTGCAGATACTAATATCGAAAAATTAAAACTTACATCAACTTTTAATAAATTGCCATTAGAATCTGTTGTAGAAGTGTTATGCACAACATTCGACCTTACATATGAAAAAAACAATGATGTAATTATACTAAAAGATAAAAAATAG